The Frondihabitans australicus genome includes a region encoding these proteins:
- a CDS encoding restriction endonuclease: MPRPNKRKAVVEHVLSSWPLDSKPVHAQLLVAQVAADVLAMTGDEADEFAASHHVAILSTLKDAIAESELRYRFCRIEINESSQDFVQGSSFYPAGEAQTERARAKRLRLAKDNYAIFLRTLSWREFEGCCRGILGILGVEEPTLTQASDDQGIDFYGKLALGNRLDNFSELPGLDRRLNVWLVGQAKHYDKTRVSTPDIRELVGSVRLAQSGIASDDGRALSGFNPSLLDPVFFLFFTTGTISRDGETLAARSGMICMDGDQIATFLADNEIGLTGDVFEQDAALAWVRSHLHQ; the protein is encoded by the coding sequence ATGCCGCGACCGAATAAACGCAAAGCCGTCGTCGAGCACGTTCTCTCATCGTGGCCGCTCGACTCCAAGCCCGTCCATGCGCAACTTCTGGTGGCTCAGGTCGCAGCGGATGTATTAGCGATGACGGGAGATGAAGCGGACGAGTTCGCGGCGTCACATCACGTGGCGATCCTAAGCACCTTGAAGGACGCCATCGCGGAAAGCGAGCTGCGCTATCGGTTCTGCCGCATCGAGATCAACGAGTCTTCGCAGGACTTTGTGCAGGGAAGCTCGTTCTACCCCGCCGGCGAGGCACAGACTGAACGCGCTAGGGCGAAACGCCTCCGCCTGGCAAAAGACAATTACGCAATTTTCCTGCGGACGCTGTCATGGCGAGAGTTCGAGGGATGTTGTCGCGGCATCCTCGGCATCCTCGGTGTGGAAGAGCCCACCCTGACACAAGCAAGCGATGACCAGGGGATCGACTTCTACGGCAAGCTGGCCTTGGGCAACAGACTCGACAACTTCAGCGAACTGCCTGGTCTGGATCGCCGGCTGAATGTCTGGCTCGTGGGACAGGCCAAGCACTACGACAAGACCAGAGTCTCCACGCCCGATATCCGGGAACTCGTGGGATCGGTTCGTTTGGCTCAAAGTGGCATCGCAAGCGACGATGGGCGAGCTCTCTCGGGATTCAATCCTTCTCTGCTGGACCCGGTGTTTTTTCTCTTCTTCACGACAGGAACGATTAGTCGTGACGGTGAAACTCTCGCTGCGCGCAGCGGAATGATTTGCATGGACGGCGACCAGATTGCAACGTTCCTTGCCGACAATGAGATCGGGCTTACAGGGGACGTCTTCGAGCAAGATGCAGCACTTGCCTGGGTGCGCAG
- a CDS encoding ParB N-terminal domain-containing protein, with translation MSQLTPTDVPLDAILLDPNNFRFHGEGEQRTVAERRFREPKVQEAALSRLKQDGLSELKQSFIANGFVPVERIVVRPWKDAGEDSVYVVVEGNRRTATLKWLKADNDAGIDLPEQLVDVLDSIPVIVMDGDDEEAYLAIMGIRHVGGVKEWGGFQAARLVYELRHNHELSAQDVGSRLGLSAVEVNRRYRAFQAMEQMRASEEYSDYVSNELYPLFHEALVSPKIRAWLAWSDETWSFENEDLRESFYSLLSPYADTKGKSREPKITSYLEIREIKNVLDDEEAVTSLLDIDKPFSDAIAMIKAADAGRNWMSKVTAALTALDHIGIRESRQLEASQKAKLQDLADLIEELLSVGEADGKDAATE, from the coding sequence ATGAGCCAACTCACTCCAACTGACGTACCCCTAGATGCGATTCTTCTGGATCCCAACAATTTCCGGTTCCACGGTGAAGGAGAGCAACGCACAGTCGCAGAGCGACGCTTTCGGGAACCGAAGGTTCAGGAAGCCGCGTTGTCGCGGCTGAAGCAAGATGGGTTGTCTGAGCTCAAACAGTCCTTCATTGCGAATGGCTTCGTTCCCGTCGAGAGAATCGTTGTTCGCCCCTGGAAAGACGCGGGCGAAGACAGCGTGTATGTCGTAGTCGAGGGCAACCGGCGAACGGCAACTCTGAAATGGCTAAAGGCGGACAACGATGCAGGCATCGACCTGCCGGAACAGTTGGTTGACGTCCTTGATTCGATCCCCGTCATCGTCATGGATGGGGACGACGAGGAGGCGTACCTAGCCATCATGGGCATTCGGCACGTTGGCGGAGTCAAGGAATGGGGCGGGTTCCAAGCGGCCCGCCTTGTCTACGAGTTGCGGCACAATCACGAACTTTCGGCGCAAGACGTGGGTTCAAGGCTTGGACTATCGGCAGTCGAGGTAAACCGCCGATATCGCGCGTTTCAAGCAATGGAGCAGATGCGCGCCAGCGAGGAGTACTCCGACTACGTAAGCAACGAGCTCTACCCACTTTTCCATGAGGCCCTAGTCAGCCCGAAAATTCGGGCCTGGTTGGCTTGGTCCGACGAGACCTGGTCGTTCGAGAACGAAGACCTTCGTGAGAGTTTTTATAGCCTGCTCTCTCCTTACGCCGACACGAAGGGCAAGAGTCGCGAGCCTAAGATCACGTCCTACCTGGAGATCCGCGAGATCAAGAATGTCCTCGACGATGAGGAAGCCGTCACATCCCTCCTAGACATCGACAAGCCCTTCTCAGATGCCATTGCAATGATCAAGGCCGCGGATGCAGGGCGGAACTGGATGTCCAAAGTGACAGCTGCTCTGACAGCTTTGGATCACATCGGCATTCGTGAAAGTCGGCAGCTCGAAGCTTCACAAAAGGCCAAGCTCCAGGATCTCGCAGACCTCATCGAGGAGCTCCTATCGGTGGGAGAGGCTGACGGCAAGGATGCCGCGACCGAATAA
- a CDS encoding SDR family oxidoreductase, which yields MTAPMTVLVVGSTGSVGRHVVAEAVRQGHTTRALVRDSARASRLDPGASLVVGDLTRASTLVAAVQGIDAVVFTQGASYGDAAGAEKVDYGAVANVLEALDGRPVRIALMTSIGVTVRGKTHDWKRRSERLVRASGNDYTIVRPGWFDYNDADQLKITLLQGDTRRAGNSSDGVIARAQIARVLVDSLTSEAADRFTFELVAERGPEQANLELVFGSLAKDAADSVDGVLDQVNMPREDEPDRVRRDLDEVRRAD from the coding sequence GTGACCGCGCCGATGACCGTCTTGGTAGTCGGTTCGACCGGCAGTGTCGGCCGACACGTCGTGGCGGAAGCCGTCCGCCAGGGCCACACGACGCGCGCCCTGGTGCGCGACTCGGCCCGTGCCTCCAGGCTCGACCCCGGTGCATCGCTCGTCGTCGGCGACCTCACGCGCGCCAGCACCCTTGTCGCGGCGGTCCAGGGGATCGACGCCGTCGTCTTCACACAGGGCGCCTCGTACGGCGACGCTGCGGGCGCCGAGAAGGTGGACTACGGCGCGGTCGCCAACGTGTTGGAAGCGCTCGATGGTCGTCCGGTGCGCATTGCGCTGATGACCTCGATCGGCGTCACCGTCCGAGGGAAGACGCACGACTGGAAGCGGCGCAGCGAGCGGCTCGTCCGAGCGAGCGGCAACGATTACACGATCGTCCGGCCGGGCTGGTTCGACTACAACGACGCCGACCAGCTGAAGATCACCCTGCTGCAAGGTGACACTCGTCGCGCCGGCAACTCGTCCGACGGCGTCATCGCGCGAGCACAGATCGCCCGCGTGCTCGTCGACAGCCTGACTTCAGAAGCAGCAGACCGGTTCACGTTCGAACTGGTGGCCGAGCGCGGGCCCGAGCAGGCCAACCTGGAACTCGTGTTCGGCTCTCTGGCGAAGGACGCAGCCGATTCCGTCGACGGCGTGCTCGACCAAGTCAACATGCCACGGGAAGACGAACCGGATCGCGTCCGGCGTGACCTCGACGAGGTTCGTCGAGCCGACTGA
- a CDS encoding MFS transporter — MTTTRSNTTEGATRAAPPVHKTAILVIILVSYFMILLDNSIIFTGLPSIQRTLGFSSTGLAWVQDAYTLTFGGLLLLASRAGDILGRRRLFIIGLIVFSGASLFVGASPVGSWMVAARAVQGIGAAIVAPTSLSLLTATFPAGRERNRAVALYSATAGIGASLGMVIGGVLADLVSWRAGFFINIPIGAVMIVLATKYLVEQPKRPGKFDVLGAVTSTVGIGAIIFGIIESSSRGWASPVTLVSIAVGAALLVVLVVHEARAAEPIMPLRLFVSRHRSGAYAVRFLYLGAMMGFFFFTTQYLQEVHGWNPLQAGLGFLPMTAVNFAVALNVTRLGRFIRPVPMLAIGVILTLAGMFWLSLVTADTGYIVSVGLPMLLIGAGQGLAFAPLTSFGISGVEAHDAGAASGLLNTAHQLGSSVGLAILVAVGAGAVAAHESTTAAVIARVHGALTGSSVMLAVALVVSLVFHHRNSLVFHRRKEFQS; from the coding sequence GTGACCACGACACGAAGCAACACCACGGAAGGCGCCACCCGCGCCGCGCCGCCTGTCCACAAGACGGCGATCCTGGTGATCATTCTCGTCAGCTACTTCATGATCCTGCTCGACAACTCGATCATCTTCACCGGGCTGCCGTCGATCCAGCGCACCCTCGGCTTCTCGTCGACCGGACTCGCCTGGGTGCAGGATGCCTACACGCTCACCTTCGGCGGCTTGCTGCTTCTGGCTTCCCGGGCGGGAGACATCCTCGGACGCCGACGCCTGTTCATCATCGGGCTGATCGTCTTCAGCGGCGCCTCCCTGTTCGTGGGGGCCTCCCCTGTGGGCAGCTGGATGGTCGCCGCGCGTGCCGTCCAGGGTATCGGCGCCGCCATCGTCGCTCCGACCTCCCTGTCGTTGCTCACCGCCACCTTCCCCGCTGGCAGGGAGCGCAACCGCGCCGTCGCCCTCTACTCGGCCACGGCGGGAATCGGCGCGAGCCTGGGCATGGTCATCGGTGGTGTCCTGGCCGACCTCGTGTCGTGGCGGGCCGGGTTCTTCATCAACATCCCCATCGGCGCCGTGATGATCGTCCTGGCTACGAAGTACTTGGTCGAGCAGCCGAAGCGACCGGGAAAGTTCGACGTGCTCGGAGCTGTGACGTCGACGGTCGGCATCGGCGCGATCATCTTCGGCATCATCGAGTCGTCGAGTCGCGGATGGGCCTCACCCGTCACCCTGGTGAGCATCGCCGTGGGTGCTGCGCTGCTGGTCGTCCTCGTCGTCCACGAGGCGCGGGCGGCCGAGCCGATCATGCCCCTTCGGCTCTTCGTCAGCCGGCACCGTTCGGGTGCCTATGCCGTCCGATTCCTGTATCTCGGCGCGATGATGGGGTTCTTCTTCTTCACCACCCAGTACCTGCAGGAGGTGCACGGCTGGAACCCGCTCCAGGCGGGCCTGGGGTTCCTGCCGATGACGGCTGTGAACTTCGCCGTCGCCCTGAATGTCACGAGGCTCGGTCGGTTCATCCGCCCGGTGCCGATGCTCGCCATCGGCGTCATCCTCACGCTCGCCGGCATGTTCTGGCTGAGCCTCGTCACCGCCGACACCGGTTACATCGTGAGCGTCGGCCTGCCCATGCTGCTCATCGGCGCGGGCCAAGGTCTCGCTTTCGCCCCTCTGACTAGCTTCGGTATCTCGGGCGTCGAGGCGCACGATGCGGGAGCCGCATCCGGCCTCCTCAACACCGCGCATCAGCTCGGCTCATCCGTCGGCCTCGCGATCCTGGTCGCCGTGGGAGCCGGGGCGGTCGCCGCGCACGAGAGCACGACTGCCGCGGTGATCGCCCGGGTGCACGGTGCACTGACTGGCTCGAGCGTCATGCTCGCCGTGGCTTTGGTGGTCTCCCTCGTGTTCCATCACCGGAACTCCCTCGTGTTCCATCGCCGGAAGGAATTCCAGTCATGA
- a CDS encoding helix-turn-helix transcriptional regulator: MNSTPPDGIALDGSPIDRDGLGAFLSHRRGVLQPEDVGLTRGQRRRTTGLRREEVAALSHMSPDYYARIERGTGPQPSEQMIAAIAQGLHLTLEERDHLFRLAGHRPPSRGPSSDHVGPGLLRILDRLEDTPAEVTTELGETLRQTRLGAALTGDTAHLTGLARSIGYRWFTDRSSRELYAEEDRPFLSRLWTSGLRDIAARRGPASRAARIADELLDRSAEFRELWDRHEVGLRPPATKRFVHPELGAMDLTCQTLVDPDQTHILLVYTAAAGSESQEKLRLLSVIGSQVMG, from the coding sequence ATGAACAGCACACCCCCGGACGGCATCGCCCTCGACGGCTCCCCGATCGACCGCGACGGCCTCGGCGCCTTCCTCAGCCACCGGCGCGGGGTGCTCCAGCCCGAAGACGTGGGTCTCACCCGCGGGCAGCGCCGTCGAACGACCGGACTCCGCCGAGAGGAGGTCGCCGCCCTCAGCCACATGTCGCCCGACTACTACGCCCGCATCGAGCGAGGAACAGGTCCACAGCCGTCGGAGCAGATGATCGCCGCAATTGCCCAGGGTCTGCACCTGACGCTCGAGGAACGCGATCACCTCTTCAGACTCGCAGGACACCGGCCTCCGAGCCGCGGACCGTCGAGCGACCACGTGGGGCCTGGGCTCCTGCGCATTCTCGACCGTCTCGAGGACACCCCCGCCGAGGTCACGACGGAGCTCGGCGAGACACTCCGGCAGACGCGTCTCGGCGCGGCGCTGACCGGAGACACGGCCCACCTCACAGGCCTCGCGCGCAGCATCGGCTATCGGTGGTTCACCGACAGGAGCAGCCGAGAGCTGTACGCCGAGGAGGACCGGCCGTTCCTGTCCCGGCTCTGGACGTCAGGGCTCCGCGACATCGCGGCACGCCGCGGGCCTGCCTCGCGCGCGGCGCGGATCGCCGACGAGCTGCTCGACCGGAGCGCCGAGTTCCGCGAGCTGTGGGACCGCCACGAGGTCGGCCTGCGGCCGCCGGCCACGAAGCGCTTCGTGCATCCCGAGCTCGGCGCCATGGACCTGACCTGCCAGACGCTCGTCGACCCCGACCAGACGCACATCCTGCTCGTCTACACCGCTGCCGCAGGGTCGGAGAGCCAGGAGAAGCTCCGGCTGCTGTCGGTCATCGGGTCGCAGGTCATGGGCTAA
- a CDS encoding SDR family oxidoreductase, translated as MPRTPIQIDVPDLAGRRAVVTGASDGIGLRIAARLAAAGAEVVLPVRNAAKGQSAIETIRRESPAAQVSLRDLDLSSLDSVSQLAATLVAEGDPVHVLIDNAGVMTPPSRQVTVDGFESQFGTNHLGHFALVAGLLPVLRAGRAQVTSQISVAANSHAMNWADPNWEHGWNGMRAYSQSKIAMGLFALELQRRSEALGWGITSNLAHPGVAPTSLLAARPELGRADDTMGVRVIRLLSARGILVGTPESAALPAVYAATSPDAMPSHFYGPSGAGHLGGAPAEQRLYSRLQSEADAGRVWALSEEMTGVAFGAV; from the coding sequence ATGCCACGCACACCCATCCAGATCGACGTCCCGGACCTCGCCGGGCGGCGAGCCGTCGTCACCGGCGCCAGCGACGGCATCGGCCTGAGAATCGCAGCGAGGTTGGCCGCGGCGGGTGCCGAGGTCGTCCTGCCCGTGCGGAACGCCGCCAAGGGGCAGTCGGCCATCGAGACGATCAGGCGCGAGTCGCCGGCGGCCCAGGTGTCGTTGAGGGACCTCGACCTGTCGTCGCTCGACTCCGTTTCTCAGCTCGCGGCGACGCTGGTGGCGGAAGGGGACCCGGTGCACGTCCTCATCGACAACGCCGGAGTCATGACTCCCCCGTCGCGACAGGTCACCGTCGACGGGTTCGAGTCCCAGTTCGGCACGAACCACCTCGGGCACTTCGCTCTCGTCGCGGGCCTTCTGCCGGTCCTGCGAGCCGGCCGCGCACAGGTGACCTCGCAGATCAGCGTCGCGGCGAACTCCCACGCGATGAACTGGGCCGACCCGAACTGGGAGCACGGCTGGAACGGCATGCGCGCCTACAGCCAGTCGAAGATCGCGATGGGGCTGTTCGCGCTCGAACTCCAGCGGCGTAGCGAGGCACTCGGCTGGGGCATCACGAGCAACCTCGCGCATCCGGGTGTCGCGCCCACGAGCCTGCTCGCCGCACGGCCGGAGCTCGGCCGGGCCGACGACACGATGGGCGTGCGCGTCATCCGTCTCCTCTCGGCGCGCGGGATCCTGGTCGGCACCCCCGAGTCAGCAGCCTTGCCCGCCGTCTACGCCGCGACCTCACCCGACGCGATGCCCAGCCACTTCTACGGCCCGTCGGGTGCCGGGCACCTCGGCGGTGCGCCCGCCGAGCAGCGGCTCTACTCGCGGCTGCAGAGCGAGGCGGACGCCGGTCGGGTGTGGGCGCTGTCGGAGGAGATGACCGGGGTGGCGTTCGGCGCGGTGTAA
- a CDS encoding GrpB family protein yields the protein MSKAHTEVHLVPADPAWSSRFARTKEQLTPVFLGAEIEHVGSTSVPGLASKDTIDVAVGVRNVDDALTPAILDRLAGLGFDHVASSFADDPDHAFLQRIVNDHRTDHVHVMRVGSEAHTSHLLFRDYLQSHPDACADYEREKRRLAEAFEHDRDGYVVAKQQVVEAILVAANDWRARRP from the coding sequence GTGTCGAAGGCCCACACCGAAGTGCACCTCGTCCCCGCCGATCCTGCCTGGTCAAGCCGCTTCGCGAGGACGAAAGAACAGCTGACGCCCGTCTTCCTCGGCGCCGAGATCGAGCATGTCGGGTCGACGAGCGTGCCCGGCCTGGCATCGAAGGACACCATCGACGTCGCGGTCGGCGTGAGGAACGTCGACGACGCTCTGACTCCGGCGATCCTCGACCGGCTCGCCGGGCTCGGGTTCGATCACGTCGCGTCGTCGTTCGCCGACGACCCTGACCATGCGTTCCTGCAGCGCATCGTCAACGACCACCGAACGGACCACGTGCACGTCATGCGCGTCGGCTCCGAAGCCCACACGTCGCACCTGCTGTTCCGCGACTACCTTCAATCCCACCCCGACGCGTGCGCCGACTATGAACGGGAGAAGAGGCGCCTGGCGGAGGCGTTCGAGCACGACCGGGACGGCTACGTCGTCGCAAAGCAGCAGGTCGTCGAGGCCATCCTCGTCGCCGCGAACGACTGGCGGGCCCGCCGCCCCTGA
- a CDS encoding GNAT family N-acetyltransferase, which yields MTAAPGYRGLVGTETTRTSRLLLQPMGPGDGPRLFALFSEPDVWWYNPAGLHADVGTTESYATRAGGKWDRDGLSYWVAVLAHDPTVVIGTGGVQLHGGGHWNLNYRVAPTHQRQGFAAEIARAGIEAARAVDTSLPVVAWIDHVNAPSIATALRVGLHAAGEGVDPSDGSTRLAFTDRNWIPA from the coding sequence GTGACCGCCGCGCCCGGCTACCGTGGGCTCGTGGGGACCGAGACGACGCGAACGAGTCGGCTGCTGCTGCAACCGATGGGGCCGGGCGACGGACCGCGATTGTTCGCCCTGTTCAGCGAGCCCGACGTGTGGTGGTACAACCCGGCCGGCTTGCATGCGGACGTCGGCACGACCGAGTCCTACGCAACCCGTGCAGGCGGCAAGTGGGACCGTGACGGGCTCAGCTACTGGGTCGCAGTCCTGGCCCACGACCCCACCGTGGTGATCGGCACGGGTGGAGTCCAGCTTCATGGCGGCGGCCACTGGAACCTCAACTACCGCGTCGCGCCAACTCATCAGCGGCAGGGATTCGCCGCCGAGATCGCAAGGGCGGGAATCGAGGCCGCACGCGCCGTCGACACATCACTTCCCGTTGTCGCCTGGATCGACCACGTCAATGCGCCGTCCATCGCGACCGCCCTCCGGGTGGGGCTGCATGCCGCCGGCGAAGGGGTCGATCCCTCCGACGGCTCGACTCGTCTGGCCTTCACCGACCGAAACTGGATACCCGCATAG
- a CDS encoding SDR family NAD(P)-dependent oxidoreductase: MSPAHRPLTANSTVGAWLDDPDGAALLAGLVAPADVSSLAPARSLPLQQLVAMSNGQLPQAAVDDLVVRANGGVMPAESDDAPTGFVERVTPGRFTGKTVIVTGAGGGIGRATASRLAREGARVVAVDVAPRGLEALVADLPDADIVTVTGDITKADDVAAIVEAAGARIDGLANIAGVTDDMAPLHETTDAVWQRVMRINVDGMFLLTRAVLPAMLEAGSGSVVNISSEAGLRGSAAGAAYTTSKHAVIGLTKSSAFMYAQTGIRVNAIAPGGVATGIPTTFASEFGSARLQPGLGILPGVATAVQLAASITFLLSDDATNLNGAILPSDGGWSVQ, encoded by the coding sequence ATGTCTCCCGCGCATCGCCCCCTGACCGCGAACTCCACCGTCGGCGCCTGGCTCGACGACCCCGACGGCGCCGCCCTGCTCGCCGGCCTCGTCGCTCCTGCCGATGTCTCGTCGCTCGCGCCGGCGCGCTCGCTGCCGCTCCAGCAGCTCGTCGCCATGTCGAACGGCCAGCTGCCCCAGGCGGCCGTCGACGACCTCGTCGTCCGGGCCAACGGCGGGGTCATGCCGGCCGAGAGTGACGACGCGCCGACCGGCTTCGTCGAGCGCGTCACTCCGGGCCGCTTCACCGGCAAGACCGTCATCGTCACCGGTGCCGGAGGCGGCATCGGCCGTGCGACCGCGTCTCGCCTCGCTCGCGAGGGTGCACGCGTGGTCGCGGTCGACGTCGCGCCCCGCGGCCTCGAGGCGCTGGTCGCCGACCTGCCCGACGCCGACATCGTGACCGTCACCGGCGACATCACGAAGGCCGACGACGTCGCGGCGATCGTCGAGGCCGCCGGAGCCCGGATCGACGGGCTCGCGAACATCGCCGGAGTCACCGACGACATGGCCCCGCTGCACGAGACCACCGACGCCGTCTGGCAGCGCGTCATGCGCATCAACGTCGACGGCATGTTCCTGCTCACCCGCGCCGTGCTCCCGGCGATGCTCGAAGCCGGCTCCGGCTCGGTCGTGAACATCAGCTCCGAGGCGGGCCTTCGAGGTTCAGCCGCAGGAGCCGCCTACACGACCTCGAAGCACGCCGTCATCGGCCTCACGAAGAGCTCCGCCTTCATGTACGCGCAGACGGGCATTCGGGTGAACGCGATCGCGCCCGGCGGCGTCGCCACGGGGATCCCGACGACCTTCGCCTCGGAGTTCGGATCGGCGCGACTCCAGCCGGGGCTCGGGATCCTGCCGGGCGTCGCCACGGCGGTGCAGCTGGCGGCGTCGATCACCTTCCTGCTCAGCGACGATGCCACGAACCTCAACGGCGCGATCCTGCCCTCCGACGGAGGCTGGTCGGTTCAGTAG
- a CDS encoding TetR family transcriptional regulator, giving the protein MSDERVTKRAAILSAATELFVEHGYAGASLRDIGRVADADASLVIHYFGSKEGLFLAAMRSVEGEHPLLDGPLDGLGERYIRFVLESGPSVRAGFLAVLRAGQTAKLSARMRELHETNFVEPLESRLTGADVELRARLAAALVGGLLYSFWIVGDEYLLAADHEAVIRRYGRLLQDLVDY; this is encoded by the coding sequence ATGAGCGATGAGCGGGTGACGAAGCGCGCGGCGATCCTGTCGGCCGCGACCGAGCTCTTCGTCGAGCACGGGTACGCCGGGGCGTCGCTGCGCGACATCGGCCGCGTCGCCGACGCCGACGCGTCTCTCGTCATCCACTACTTCGGGTCGAAGGAGGGGCTGTTCCTCGCCGCCATGCGCTCCGTCGAGGGCGAGCACCCGCTCCTCGACGGACCCCTGGACGGCCTCGGCGAGAGGTACATCCGCTTCGTGCTCGAGTCCGGGCCGTCCGTCCGCGCCGGGTTCCTGGCCGTCCTCCGCGCCGGCCAGACCGCGAAGCTCAGTGCCAGGATGCGCGAACTGCACGAGACGAACTTCGTCGAGCCGCTCGAATCCCGCCTGACCGGGGCCGACGTCGAGCTCCGGGCACGGCTCGCGGCCGCGCTCGTCGGCGGGCTCCTGTACTCGTTCTGGATCGTCGGCGACGAGTACCTGCTCGCCGCCGACCACGAGGCCGTCATCCGGCGCTACGGGCGCCTGCTGCAGGACCTCGTCGACTACTGA
- a CDS encoding SDR family NAD(P)-dependent oxidoreductase encodes MSRFTGKTAIVTGGASGIGRATSLRIASEGGNVVIADVQQELGEKVAADIAATGGSAHFVHLDVTDAGAWDAAVATTVSAFGGLDVLVNNAGIGDNALIEDTSIETYDKVTAVTQKSVFLGMKAASAALKNGGGAVVNISSIFGISGGFGVSPAYHAAKGAVRILTKNTALAWAKEGVRVNSVHPGFIDTPILGDTDRSGMIATTPMGRLGQPDDVAAVITFLASDDAAFVTGAEYVVDGGFTAA; translated from the coding sequence ATGTCCCGCTTCACCGGCAAGACCGCCATCGTGACCGGAGGGGCATCCGGCATCGGACGCGCCACGTCGCTGCGCATCGCCTCCGAGGGCGGCAACGTCGTCATCGCCGACGTGCAGCAGGAGCTCGGCGAGAAGGTAGCGGCCGACATCGCCGCGACCGGTGGATCGGCCCACTTCGTCCACCTCGACGTCACCGACGCAGGAGCCTGGGACGCCGCGGTCGCCACCACGGTGAGCGCCTTCGGAGGGCTCGACGTGCTTGTCAACAACGCGGGCATCGGCGACAACGCCCTCATCGAGGACACCAGCATCGAGACGTACGACAAGGTCACGGCGGTCACGCAGAAGAGCGTGTTCCTCGGCATGAAGGCCGCGAGCGCCGCCCTGAAGAACGGCGGCGGTGCCGTCGTCAACATCTCGTCGATCTTCGGCATCTCGGGCGGGTTCGGGGTGTCGCCGGCGTACCACGCGGCGAAGGGCGCGGTGCGGATCCTGACCAAGAACACGGCTCTGGCCTGGGCGAAGGAGGGCGTGCGCGTCAACTCGGTGCACCCCGGCTTCATCGACACCCCGATCCTGGGCGACACCGACCGCTCGGGCATGATCGCCACCACGCCGATGGGTCGTCTCGGGCAGCCCGACGACGTCGCCGCCGTCATCACCTTCCTCGCCAGCGACGACGCCGCGTTCGTCACGGGCGCCGAGTACGTCGTCGACGGCGGCTTCACCGCCGCCTGA
- a CDS encoding peptidase E, with protein MPGPRILAASTGFGRNSRGDWTISPLVRAAIDLSAHPRAPRLAYLGTAKGDQIQDAAMLYGAFAGTDVRAQVVALLPQPNVDNLRETLLSQDVIYVGGGSVAGLLALWRLHGLDEILREAWQNGVVLTGASAGSICWHTGGPTDSFGPDLRVITDGLGFLPFGNGVHYDSEPTRRPLLHAAVASGELPVSYATDNGVALLYEGTELADVLSELDDAAAYRIERVDGVAVETRLPPRVLR; from the coding sequence ATGCCGGGCCCACGCATCCTCGCCGCATCGACCGGGTTCGGTCGCAACAGCCGTGGCGACTGGACCATCAGTCCTCTCGTGCGAGCCGCAATCGACCTGAGCGCGCACCCCCGCGCCCCGCGCCTGGCCTACCTCGGCACCGCGAAGGGCGATCAGATCCAGGATGCCGCCATGCTCTACGGGGCCTTCGCCGGCACCGACGTGCGAGCCCAGGTCGTGGCGCTCCTCCCGCAGCCCAATGTCGACAACCTCCGTGAGACCCTGCTCTCGCAGGACGTCATCTACGTCGGGGGCGGCTCCGTCGCCGGGCTCCTGGCGCTCTGGCGACTCCACGGGCTCGACGAGATCCTCCGCGAGGCGTGGCAGAACGGCGTCGTGCTCACCGGAGCGTCGGCAGGCTCGATCTGCTGGCACACCGGAGGCCCCACCGACTCGTTCGGCCCCGACCTCCGAGTCATCACCGACGGCCTGGGCTTCCTGCCCTTCGGCAACGGGGTGCACTACGACTCCGAGCCGACGAGGCGTCCCCTCCTGCACGCGGCCGTCGCGTCCGGCGAGCTTCCGGTCTCGTACGCCACGGACAACGGCGTCGCCCTGCTCTACGAGGGCACCGAGCTGGCCGATGTGCTCTCCGAGCTCGACGACGCCGCGGCCTACCGCATCGAACGGGTCGATGGTGTCGCCGTCGAGACGCGTCTGCCTCCGCGCGTCCTCCGCTGA